The genomic interval CAAGCTGCGGTATTTGTGGGTACTCCTACTAAACTTTTACCAGGATACCCCTGAGTATCTAATAATCTGAGTATCCTTTTTAAATTACTGGTGTCTAACGCAAGTTGTTTTTGCCATAAATCACCAGTATAGTCTGCAGCTTCAAGACCCATTTTCTTGCCTTCTAAAGCTCGCTTTTCTGGGTTATTTATATGCATTAATTTCCTGTATTTCTGGTCTAAAACTGCAATACTATCTAACTCTCGCTTTAGTTTGAAATTAAGTTTTGGCTGCGCTGTAGGAAGTTTTTTGAGTTTCAAATCTGAAGCATCATTATAATGAAGTTTTTGAAGAATTGTCCCTTCATCAAGGCTTAAAATCCCTGGGCTAGCTCTAACGATTGTTTTTAAGACAGTTTCATCCGTATAGTAAAAACTAAAAGGCAATTTAAAATTTTTTGCAAATTGCTCTGCGTCTATCTGTGCAGATGAACTTAAACCAATAACTTTATAGCCTTTTCGTATGGCTTCTTCAGAAATTTTACGAATGTTATAATACCCTTCACGCTCTGTAGTAGCAAGATTATAGGCTATAATGATAATTAGGTTTTTTTGTTTAAGAAATTCTGAAGTATAGTCCTTACCATCACGCTCTATGGTAAAATCATGGACAGGTGGTATGTAGCCAACTTGTGTTTGTACGACTTCATAATCTATAAAAGTTCCCTTTACTGTTGGGTAGCCACCACTTGTAGTGATGATTTCTTCCTCTCCATCAACATTAAATTTCCACTGATATTCAAAAATAGCTTCAGGTGCGCCCTCAGGAATTATCATTCCTTCGGAAATATTATTACCAACTTTATAGGCTCTAAAGTCTAACCAAGGGAGATGCATTAATACATAATATCCAAAAGCCATACAGGCAATAAAGGCAATAAAAATAATAATGGAATTTACCATTTTGGCGAAAGCCGGTTGAATAAATTTTTGGTGTAAAATTAGAAATACAATAAGCACCAGTAAAATCACATCTTTAGCAAAGGATTCCCAAGGTACAAGTGGAATAGCATCTCCAAAACAACCACAATCTGTTACTTTATTAAAGTAAGCAGAGTAGAAAGTTAAAAACGTAAAAAAGGCAATCATGGCTAGTAATAACCATAAGACAATTTTTTTGCGATGCCCTATAAGTAAAGCGATTCCCAATAATATTTCAACAATAACGAGAATGATTGCAATTAGTAATGCATAGGGAGATAGAAATTCTAAACTAAGTACTTCGGGACTAAAATATTCTTGGAGTTTATATGAAAACCCCAGTGGGTCATTCAGTTTAATAAAACCACTGAAAATAAAAAGTATTCCTACTATAAATCTTACTATATGTGTGAGAATTTTCAAGACGTGTATAAATTAATTAAGATGAATGAGCGCAAATACAGCGTAGTTTATCATGTCTTGATAATTCGCATCAATTCCTTCTGAAACTAAAGTTTTTCCTTGATTATCTTCTATTTGTTTTACGCGTAAAAGTTTTTGTAAGATAAGATCTGTAAGTGAGCTTACTCGCATATCACGCCAAGCTTCACCGTAATCATGATTTTTATCCATCATGAGTTGTTTGGTAAGTGCTATTTTTTCATCATAGTACCGAGTGGCTTCGAGTACATTGAGATCTGGTTGTTCTACAATACCGAGTTCTAATTGTACTAGTGCCATCGCACAATAATTGATAATCCCTATAAATTCTGACTGCTGGCCTTCATCCACTTTTTGCACTTCATTTTGCTGTAGGCCTCGTATGCGTTGTGCTTTGATAAAAATTTGATCTGTGAGAGAAGGGAGCCTTAAGATGCGCCATGCACTACCATAATCTTTCATTTTTTTAATGAATAAATCTCTACATTGCGTAATTACAGCATCATACTGAGCAGAAGTATCGGCCATTAGTGGTGTATTGGTTTTGCGTAAATTTCGGTTAAAATACTCAATTATTAAAATGAGATAGTGCTATTCTATTTGCTTGATGGATGCTCTTAAAAAAATTACGATATTTGTAGACTTCGTTTAATGGAATTTTTCCTTTTAAAATAAAATTATGAGTATGAATAAAAATACCGTTTTAGGATGGGCCACATTTATAATGATATTAGTAGGATTAGGTCTTATAGGCTTAGGAGCATTTAGATATAACGAAATTGCTGGCTGGGGATTTGCCTCTGTGGGTATAGGTTTTTTTGCAATTGCTTGGGTATTTAACGCACTCAAGGGGCGTGTTTAATTTTAAAAAGTAGCGTATGCTTGAAGCTTTTAAGCAGTATAGCGCACAACATTTTCCATTCCTTTTTTCATCTAAGGTATTGATCACCGTTAGTGGTGGCCTGGATAGCATGGTCTTATTTCATCTGTGTAAAACATTACGGTTTGACGTGAGTGTGGCGCATTGTAATTTTAGGTTACGAGGAGATGAGAGTGAAGCCGATACGCAATTTGTTACTTCCTATTGTGAAAATCAAAATATTTCTCTTTATAAAAAGTATTTTGATACAACCGCTTACGCGAAAATAGCCAAAACCTCAACCCAAATCGCCGCAAGAAAGCTTCGTTACCAGTGGTTTTATGAACTTTCTGAAGCCAAAGGTTTTGAGTATATACTTACTGCTCATCACCTGAATGATGATGTAGAAACATTTTTAATCAATCTAGGGAGAGGTAGTGGATTAGAAGGCTTGACTGGAATACCTGCAATCAATGGTAAAGTTGTGAGACCATTACTTACCTTTTCGCGAAAGCAAATAAAAGAGTATGCACAACTTCATAATATAGTGTGGAGAGAGGATAGTTCTAATGCTTCAGATAAGTATTTGCGAAACCAATTAAGGCATCATGCTGTTCCAGCATTGCAGAATGCACAACCTAATTTTGTCAAAGGGTATGAAAACACAAAAGCCCACTTGCAGCAAACAAGTGATTTGTTAAGTGTATATACACAACAATTAAAACAAGAATACCTCATTGCAGAAGACAATGTGTTAAGTATTAAGTTGGAACGTATACAGCGTCATCCAGCACCAAATGCTGTTTTATATGCCATTCTCAATGACTACAATTTTACTGCTTGGGAAGATATATATGACTTACTATCAGCACAATCTGGAAAGCAAGTATTTTCTAGCACACATAAAATTTTAAAGGATAGAGATGTCTTGCTACTTACGTCACTTATTAATTTAGATCACGAATTGTTTACTTGGGAGTCTAAAGAAAATGAAGTTACTGGACCTTTTGGTATGTTAGTTAAAGAGCGTATCAATTCTATTAAAAATTCATCTCAAAAAGAAATCTATATTGATTCAGCTCTAGTTAAATTTCCACTTACAATTCGCACACGAAGAGAGGGAGATGTTTTTTATCCTTTTGGCCTATCAGGTAAGAAAAAATTGAGTAAGTATTTTAAGGATGAAAAGCTATCTTTGATAGCTAAAGATAAAACCTGGCTCCTCTGTCAAGGTAACACTATTATTTGGGTAATAGGCATGCGGGCAGATGATCGTTTCAAAGTAACAAAAAGCACTCAAAGTATTATAAAATTATCATGGTATGATGCGTAAAGCACAGTTCATTTTTTCATTTATTTTTTTTATTTCACTCATAACTTTTAGTCAAGGCTTTGGTCTTGCTGGGAATAATACTTCTTACGATCCCGTACGCTGGAGTGGGAGTGTAGAGAAAATTTCAGATGCTACTTACATTTTACATTATAATGCTACGGTAGAGAAGGACTGGTATATCTATGCTCAAGAGAGTGAGAGTGGGATCCCATTTTCATTTGAATTTTTAAACAGTGAAAATAATATTGTTAGAGATGGATTAGCAAAAGAATCTGAAACGATCACTTTTTACGACGATGTTTTTCAAGAAAATGCAACAAAATTTTTAGGGCAAACCCCCTCACTATCACAAAATATAACACTCTTAAATACAGACATAAAAATTATAAAATCTGTGATTAGTTATCAAGTTTGTAAAGAAGTGTGTATTCCTCAGGAATTCTATATAACGCATCAGTTAGAAACTAAGGAAGTGAAGGTGTTCACAAACTTTACCGAGTTTGAAAATTACGGAACCTCAAAAACTATAGCATCTCCTTCCTCTGATCTTCAAGAAGAAGTTGCATCTCAAAATGATACCAATAGTAATTGGACCGTTTTTATATTATCATTTTTAGGAGGACTTGCCGCATTACTTACACCATGTGTATTTCCAATGATTCCTATGACGGTGAGTTACTTTACAAAACAAAGTAAATCCAGAGCAGCAGGTATAAAAAATGCCATAATCTATGGCCTTTCAATAATTGTGATATATGTGTTTATTGGATTTGCAGTAACTACAATATTTGGTGAAACAGCAATTGTTGAGCTTTCTACAAGTGTTACATTCAATGTCATTTTCTTTGTGTTGTTGGTCATATTTGCCATTTCATTTTTTGGTGCCTTTGAAATCATGCTACCTCAAAAGTGGGCCAATAAAATTGACAGCCAAGCGGATCGTGGTGGTCTCATCGGGATATTCTTTATGGCACTGGCGCTTGCTATCGTTAGTTTTAGCTGTACGGGACCCATTGTTGGAACAGCGTTGGTTCAGTCAGTAGTTGAGGGTGGTATTACTCCTGTTATTAGTATGCTTGGATTTTCAACTGCTATTGCTTTACCGTTTGCCTTATTTGCACTATTCCCTGGATGGCTCAATACGTTGCCTAAATCTGGAGGATGGCTTAATACTGTAAAAGTAGTTTTAGGTTTTCTAGAACTTGCGCTAGCCTTCAAATTCTTATCAAACGCAGATTTAGTGTCGCAATCACATTTCTTAGAAAGGGAAGTTTTTCTGGCTCTAATAATCGCAATTATGGTTGGAATGGCACTCTATCTCTTTGGTAAACTAAAATTACCGCATGACAGTGATCTGTCTCATATTTCTGTAGGTCGATTACTTCTAGGTATTCTAACAGTGTCATTTGTTGTGTATATGATTCCAGGTTTGTGGGGTGCACCATTAAAATTAATTAGTGGCTTTCCGCCACCATTACATTATAGTGAGTCCCCATATGGAGTAGGAGGCGGAAATGCTAACGCTGCTAAAGATCAAGACATACCAAATGGCGCAGAATTAGGACCTCACGATATTATATCATTCACAGATTATGAGGCTGGGATTGCCTATGCTAAACAGCAAAATAAACCCATACTGCTTGATTTTACAGGATATGCTTGCATTAATTGCCGTCGTATGGAAGAGCGTGTGTGGTCTGACCCAAAGGTTCTTAATATTCTGAAAAATGACATTGTTCTCATTTCTCTTTACGGAGATTCAAGGGAGCTATTGCCAGAATCTGAGCAAACTGTAAGTCCTTCAGGGAGACGTATTAAAACTGTAGGTAATAAATGGAGTAACTTTCAGATCGAGAATTACAATATTCTAGCAGCACCTTACTATGTGCTATTAGATCATGATGAATCACCTTTAAATCAGCCAGTAGCTTATACACCAGACATTGACGTTTATTTAGCTTGGCTTGAAGAAGGAATAACAAATTTTAATAGAAACTAAGATGAAGAAAATAGTTGCACTACTGTTATTAAGTTGCTTTTTCGCTTTCGCGAAAGCGTATGCTCAAGAAGAACCTTCATACATTGTTGAAGAAAACTACACAAAAAAGGAGGTGCAGATTGAGATGAGAGATGGTATAAAATTGCATACCACCATCTACTCGCCGAAGGACACAACTAGAACCTATCCTATTTTAATGCAGCGTACGCCATATAGCTGTAAACCTTACGGTGAAGATGAATATAGAACTAAAATTGCTCCTAATTCTTATTTAATGGAAGAGGGGAATATTATAGTCTATCAAGACGTACGCGGAAGATGGATGAGTGAAGGAACATATGATAATATGCGCGCCTTTATTCCCAATAAAACAGGAACACAAACTGATGAAGCAAGTGATACTTATGACACTATTGAGTGGCTCGTAAATAACGTATCAAATAATAATGGAAGGGTAGGAACTTGGGGAATTTCATATCCTGGTTTTTATGCAACCTATTCTCTGTTAAGTGGTCACCCTGCGCTTAAAGCTAGTTCGCCACAAGCTTGTATTGGTGATTTCTTTTTTGATGATTTTCACCATAACGGAGCTTATCTGTTGAGTTACTGGAGAGCTACTGCAGTTTTTGGCTATCAAAAAGAAGAGCCTACTACCGAGTCTTGGTATGAATTTCCAGATCTAGAAAGTGATGATCAATTTGATTTCTTCTTGAAAACTGGACCATTGTCAAATCTTGATAAATATTATGATCAGACTAATGAATTTTGGACTCAGCTAAAAGAACACCCTAATTATGATGAATTCTGGAAATCAAGAGGTATTATTCAGCACTTAGAAAACATTGAGCCAGCGGTAATGACCGTAGGTGGGCTTTATGATGCGGAGGATTTGTACGGACCGTGGGAAACGTATAAAAACATAGAAAAACGCAGCGATAATTACAATACTGTTGTTTTTGGACCGTGGAGTCATGGTGACTGGGCTAGAACCTCAGAAAGACAAGCGGTAGGAAATGTTTATTTTGGTGATAATATTTCAGATTATTTTCAAAAAGATATTGAAACCAAGTTTTTTAATCACTTTTTGAAGGGAGATGGTGCAGGTGAGACGGGATTGCCAGAGGCACACGTTTTTGACTCTGGAAGCAAGGAGTGGATGTCTTTTGACCAATGGCCACCAAAAGCGACTATGAATGTTTCGTTCTTTTTAGGAGACCATAATGCATTGACGGGAAGCGCTTCAACAAAAAATGGTGCTGAAACTTTTGTAAGTGATCCAGCAAACCCTGTACCGTATGCAGAGGGCAAGAAAATGGTATTTACACCTCGTAAATATATGTCAGACGATCAGCGATTTGCAGCTAAGCGCGATGATGTATTAGTTTATGAAACGCCAGTGCTTGAAGATGATCTTACCATTGTAGGAGATATTATGGCAAAGCTCAAAGTAGCAACTACAGGAACAGCTGCAGACTGGATTGTAAAAGTAATTGATGTCTATCCAGATGATGTAGAAAACACGATAGAAACTGAAGAAGGAATGGAAATGGCTGGTTATCATCAGATGGTACGCAGTGAGGTAATGCGTGGTCGTTTTAGAAGGAGTTTCTCAAAGCCACAGCCGTTTGAACCTGAAAAGCAAGATGAAGTTTTTATAAAACTCCAAGACGTACTTCACACTTTTAAAAAGGGTCATAAATTACAAATACAAGTACAAAGTACGTGGTTTCCTCTTATTGACTTAAACCCTCAGACTTACGTCGATACTATTTTTAAAGCCAAAGAGGAAGATTTTACAAAAGAAACACACTCTGTATTTCATCAATCAAAAATTGAATTGAACGTATTGCGTAAATAAGATATTTTAGATTGAGAAAATCGCCCTGAAAACCAGTATGTTAAAAACAGAAAAGGACCTCCGTGCGTACGAAGATGCCTGTCATTCCTAACTTTTGAGATAAATACTATTATAAAGAGGTTTTTTTTAATTGTATGATCCCATAATAAACCTTATCCTTAACTAAGTTGTAAAGATATCGTCAAAGCTTAAACAGAAGCAGGGGTATTTACCCCTAATTGCATAATAATGCCAATAATTCAAGCAATAGGGTTTAAAGAAATTACTCAAGCGTTATGTTTATCCAGATTAGAAAAATATATTTACACTATCAGAAAAACTAAGTTGGGGAACTATTTCTGTAGACGAATCTTATAGCGATAAGGTTCGTTTTTTTTTTTCGTAGTTTTCAGAAGTATTCGATTTGATTGAATCTTACTATATTTAAAGAAATAATGATATAGATGCTCACAAAAGTTTATGGAAGTGCCGTTTTTGGTGTAGACGCGACCACAATAACCATTGAAGTTAACGTGGATAAAGGGGTAGGTTATCACCTCGTAGGTTTGCCAGATAATGCTATTAAAGAAAGTAGTTATCGTATTGCAGCTGCGCTTCAAAATAATGGATATAAAATTCCTGGCAAAAAACTTATTATAAATATGTCTCCAGCAGACCTCCGCAAAGAAGGTTCTGCTTATGATTTAACACTTGCTACAGGAATCTTGATTGCAACAGAGCAGATCAGAGGAGAAGAAGTGGGAAAATACATCATCATGGGAGAGCTCTCGCTTGATGGTGGTTTACAGCCCATAAAAGGAGCTTTGCCCATTGCTATTAAAGCAAGAGAAGAAGGATACAAAGGTTTTATACTACCCGTACAGAACGCAAAAGAAGCAGCAATTGTAGATGGACTTGACGTATATGGTGTTGAGAACATAAGTGAAGTGATTGACTTTTTTGACAACAAAGTTCCACTGGAAAATACAGTGATTGATACTCGAGCAGAATTCTATAAAAGCTTAGAGCATCCCGAGTTTGATTTTGCAGATGTGAAAGGGCAGGAGAGTATAAAAAGATGTATGGAAATAGCTGCAGCTGGAGGTCATAATATTATTTTAATAGGTCCTCCCGGTTCTGGAAAAACAATGTTAAGTAAAAGACTGCCTAGTATTTTACCTCCCATGTCGTTAAGAGAAGCATTAGAAACTACTAAAATTCATAGTGTGGTAGGCCGTGTAAAAGATAACCAAGGTTTGATGTCAGAGAGACCTTTCAGATCTCCACATCACACCATAAGTGATGTAGCTTTAGTTGGTGGCGGTGCATATCCACAGCCTGGAGAAATTTCATTGTCACACAATGGTGTTTTATTTCTTGACGAGCTACCTGAATTTAAAAGATCGGTATTAGAGGTAATGCGACAGCCACTCGAAGATAGAGAGGTTACCATATCACGCGCGCGTTTTACAGTTACCTATCCTTCTAGCTTTATGTTGGTGGCGAGTATGAATCCTAGTCCTGGAGGGTATTTTAATGATCCAGACGCCCCAGTAACAAGCAGCCCAGCAGAGATGCAGCGCTATCTTGGTAAAATTTCTGGACCTCTTTTGGATAGAATCGATATACACATAGAGGTGACTCCTGTCCCTTTTGAGAAGTTAAGTGATGAGACTAAAGCAGAGTCTAGTGTTGAAATTCGTAAGCGTGTTACCGCAGCACGAGAAGTGCAAGTAGAACGCTTCCGCGAAAGCGAAAAAACTAATTATAACGCTCAAATGAATGTGAAACAAATACGCAAGTATTGTGCATTAGATGAAGCATCAAAGCAGCTTCTCAAAACAGCTATGGAGCGTTTAAATCTCTCAGCCAGAGCTTATGATAGAATTTTAAAAGTATCAAGAACTATCGCAGATCTAGAGGGTGTTGAAACTGTCACTGGTGCTCATATCAGTGAGGCAATACAGTACCGTAGCCTTGACCGAGAAGGGTGGCTAGGGTAGCATGTATCTAAGAATTATAAGCAAAAAATAAAAGTAATAGTTCTGTAATAAATACTAGTAATAATTAAGTTTAGACATTACTCCAGTTTTTTTGATGATCCATAACAATATCACTTAAAAGTTGAATGACA from Dokdonia sp. Hel_I_53 carries:
- a CDS encoding YifB family Mg chelatase-like AAA ATPase; the encoded protein is MLTKVYGSAVFGVDATTITIEVNVDKGVGYHLVGLPDNAIKESSYRIAAALQNNGYKIPGKKLIINMSPADLRKEGSAYDLTLATGILIATEQIRGEEVGKYIIMGELSLDGGLQPIKGALPIAIKAREEGYKGFILPVQNAKEAAIVDGLDVYGVENISEVIDFFDNKVPLENTVIDTRAEFYKSLEHPEFDFADVKGQESIKRCMEIAAAGGHNIILIGPPGSGKTMLSKRLPSILPPMSLREALETTKIHSVVGRVKDNQGLMSERPFRSPHHTISDVALVGGGAYPQPGEISLSHNGVLFLDELPEFKRSVLEVMRQPLEDREVTISRARFTVTYPSSFMLVASMNPSPGGYFNDPDAPVTSSPAEMQRYLGKISGPLLDRIDIHIEVTPVPFEKLSDETKAESSVEIRKRVTAAREVQVERFRESEKTNYNAQMNVKQIRKYCALDEASKQLLKTAMERLNLSARAYDRILKVSRTIADLEGVETVTGAHISEAIQYRSLDREGWLG
- a CDS encoding BT_3928 family protein translates to MKILTHIVRFIVGILFIFSGFIKLNDPLGFSYKLQEYFSPEVLSLEFLSPYALLIAIILVIVEILLGIALLIGHRKKIVLWLLLAMIAFFTFLTFYSAYFNKVTDCGCFGDAIPLVPWESFAKDVILLVLIVFLILHQKFIQPAFAKMVNSIIIFIAFIACMAFGYYVLMHLPWLDFRAYKVGNNISEGMIIPEGAPEAIFEYQWKFNVDGEEEIITTSGGYPTVKGTFIDYEVVQTQVGYIPPVHDFTIERDGKDYTSEFLKQKNLIIIIAYNLATTEREGYYNIRKISEEAIRKGYKVIGLSSSAQIDAEQFAKNFKLPFSFYYTDETVLKTIVRASPGILSLDEGTILQKLHYNDASDLKLKKLPTAQPKLNFKLKRELDSIAVLDQKYRKLMHINNPEKRALEGKKMGLEAADYTGDLWQKQLALDTSNLKRILRLLDTQGYPGKSLVGVPTNTAAWYVIQHNPEYIEAYLPIIKEAGMNGEIPYKLVAMMEDRYLMNLEKMQLYGTQGVNYGEGPSFIWPIKNSESVNDRRKDAGFSQTIESYATDLFGNDFQYESITLEEALRRKNKSNNPQ
- a CDS encoding CocE/NonD family hydrolase — protein: MKKIVALLLLSCFFAFAKAYAQEEPSYIVEENYTKKEVQIEMRDGIKLHTTIYSPKDTTRTYPILMQRTPYSCKPYGEDEYRTKIAPNSYLMEEGNIIVYQDVRGRWMSEGTYDNMRAFIPNKTGTQTDEASDTYDTIEWLVNNVSNNNGRVGTWGISYPGFYATYSLLSGHPALKASSPQACIGDFFFDDFHHNGAYLLSYWRATAVFGYQKEEPTTESWYEFPDLESDDQFDFFLKTGPLSNLDKYYDQTNEFWTQLKEHPNYDEFWKSRGIIQHLENIEPAVMTVGGLYDAEDLYGPWETYKNIEKRSDNYNTVVFGPWSHGDWARTSERQAVGNVYFGDNISDYFQKDIETKFFNHFLKGDGAGETGLPEAHVFDSGSKEWMSFDQWPPKATMNVSFFLGDHNALTGSASTKNGAETFVSDPANPVPYAEGKKMVFTPRKYMSDDQRFAAKRDDVLVYETPVLEDDLTIVGDIMAKLKVATTGTAADWIVKVIDVYPDDVENTIETEEGMEMAGYHQMVRSEVMRGRFRRSFSKPQPFEPEKQDEVFIKLQDVLHTFKKGHKLQIQVQSTWFPLIDLNPQTYVDTIFKAKEEDFTKETHSVFHQSKIELNVLRK
- the tilS gene encoding tRNA lysidine(34) synthetase TilS: MLEAFKQYSAQHFPFLFSSKVLITVSGGLDSMVLFHLCKTLRFDVSVAHCNFRLRGDESEADTQFVTSYCENQNISLYKKYFDTTAYAKIAKTSTQIAARKLRYQWFYELSEAKGFEYILTAHHLNDDVETFLINLGRGSGLEGLTGIPAINGKVVRPLLTFSRKQIKEYAQLHNIVWREDSSNASDKYLRNQLRHHAVPALQNAQPNFVKGYENTKAHLQQTSDLLSVYTQQLKQEYLIAEDNVLSIKLERIQRHPAPNAVLYAILNDYNFTAWEDIYDLLSAQSGKQVFSSTHKILKDRDVLLLTSLINLDHELFTWESKENEVTGPFGMLVKERINSIKNSSQKEIYIDSALVKFPLTIRTRREGDVFYPFGLSGKKKLSKYFKDEKLSLIAKDKTWLLCQGNTIIWVIGMRADDRFKVTKSTQSIIKLSWYDA
- a CDS encoding CAL67264 family membrane protein, which gives rise to MNKNTVLGWATFIMILVGLGLIGLGAFRYNEIAGWGFASVGIGFFAIAWVFNALKGRV
- a CDS encoding DUF1599 domain-containing protein produces the protein MADTSAQYDAVITQCRDLFIKKMKDYGSAWRILRLPSLTDQIFIKAQRIRGLQQNEVQKVDEGQQSEFIGIINYCAMALVQLELGIVEQPDLNVLEATRYYDEKIALTKQLMMDKNHDYGEAWRDMRVSSLTDLILQKLLRVKQIEDNQGKTLVSEGIDANYQDMINYAVFALIHLN
- a CDS encoding protein-disulfide reductase DsbD family protein encodes the protein MRKAQFIFSFIFFISLITFSQGFGLAGNNTSYDPVRWSGSVEKISDATYILHYNATVEKDWYIYAQESESGIPFSFEFLNSENNIVRDGLAKESETITFYDDVFQENATKFLGQTPSLSQNITLLNTDIKIIKSVISYQVCKEVCIPQEFYITHQLETKEVKVFTNFTEFENYGTSKTIASPSSDLQEEVASQNDTNSNWTVFILSFLGGLAALLTPCVFPMIPMTVSYFTKQSKSRAAGIKNAIIYGLSIIVIYVFIGFAVTTIFGETAIVELSTSVTFNVIFFVLLVIFAISFFGAFEIMLPQKWANKIDSQADRGGLIGIFFMALALAIVSFSCTGPIVGTALVQSVVEGGITPVISMLGFSTAIALPFALFALFPGWLNTLPKSGGWLNTVKVVLGFLELALAFKFLSNADLVSQSHFLEREVFLALIIAIMVGMALYLFGKLKLPHDSDLSHISVGRLLLGILTVSFVVYMIPGLWGAPLKLISGFPPPLHYSESPYGVGGGNANAAKDQDIPNGAELGPHDIISFTDYEAGIAYAKQQNKPILLDFTGYACINCRRMEERVWSDPKVLNILKNDIVLISLYGDSRELLPESEQTVSPSGRRIKTVGNKWSNFQIENYNILAAPYYVLLDHDESPLNQPVAYTPDIDVYLAWLEEGITNFNRN